A window from Carassius auratus strain Wakin chromosome 48, ASM336829v1, whole genome shotgun sequence encodes these proteins:
- the LOC113065654 gene encoding E3 ubiquitin-protein ligase rnf146-like, which produces MANCGEVNLSMDSLTTGKKVSGESVTEGSPSSSSPSLPIPECAICLQSCVHPVRLPCGHIFCFLCVKGASWHSKRCALCRGEVPEDFLERPTLLSPEELKASATGGRGTGTGGHAWYYEGRNGWWQYDERTSRELEDAFNKGKKSAEMLIAGFLYVADLENMVQYRRNEHGRRRRMKRDVVDIPKKGVAGLRLDPDPNPSPAAGTAPAVADLNASIDGATAERESSADGADTGVSGGRPQGIFASAPVRPPTVLGGHLTSPASSSDIQLVQALSHLNMNAAEQEPEEEDADDSAAPDQSRYESESGTSEDEDEQAGDEGEDEHTEGSQGRHRLHQLDRPPPGGGPAHSSDRSGCPDGQCTVTKV; this is translated from the coding sequence ATGGCTAACTGCGGCGAGGTTAATCTTTCTATGGACTCCCTGACCACTGGCAAGAAGGTGAGTGGGGAGTCTGTGACGGAGGGAAGTCCATCCTCTTCGTCTCCTTCGCTGCCCATTCCGGAGTGTGCAATCTGCCTGCAATCCTGCGTCCACCCTGTACGCCTGCCATGTGGCCATATTTTCTGCTTCCTGTGTGTGAAAGGAGCTTCCTGGCACAGCAAACGCTGCGCCCTATGTAGAGGGGAGGTGCCCGAGGACTTCCTGGAGCGTCCCACTTTGCTCTCGCCCGAAGAGCTGAAGGCTTCGGCGACAGGTGGACGCGGTACAGGGACTGGTGGCCACGCGTGGTACTACGAGGGGCGTAACGGATGGTGGCAGTACGACGAGCGGACTAGCCGAGAGCTAGAGGACGCCTTCAACAAGGGCAAGAAGAGCGCCGAGATGCTGATCGCTGGCTTCCTGTATGTGGCCGACTTGGAGAACATGGTGCAGTACAGGAGGAACGAACACGGCCGCAGGCGTAGGATGAAGAGGGATGTGGTGGACATCCCTAAGAAAGGTGTGGCCGGATTAAGACTCGATCCAGATCCCAACCCCAGTCCTGCAGCGGGAACAGCTCCTGCCGTTGCTGATTTAAACGCAAGCATTGACGGCGCCACAGCTGAGCGAGAGAGTTCAGCAGATGGAGCGGACACTGGAGTCAGCGGAGGACGTCCTCAAGGCATCTTTGCTTCTGCTCCCGTAAGGCCGCCAACTGTCTTGGGCGGTCACCTGACCAGCCCTGCTTCCTCCAGCGATATTCAGCTTGTACAGGCTCTCTCCCATCTCAATATGAACGCCGCTGAGCAAGAACCAGAAGAGGAAGACGCAGACGACTCGGCCGCTCCGGACCAATCGAGGTACGAATCCGAGTCTGGTACGAGCGAGGATGAAGATGAACAGGCAGGGGACGAAGGTGAAGATGAGCACACAGAAGGCTCCCAGGGTAGGCACAGACTGCATCAGTTGGACAGACCGCCCCCTGGTGGTGGCCCTGCGCATAGCAGCGATCGCTCGGGGTGCCCCGACGGTCAGTGCACTGTTACAAAGGTCTGA